DNA sequence from the Geobacter sp. AOG2 genome:
CGGACAAGCTCTCCTTGTGCCGGGTGAACAACGGCACCGAGGTTCTGGACGTGGTATGCGGCGCCCAGAACTTCAAGCAGGGCGATACGGTCGCTTTGGCCAAGATCGGGGCAACGCTCCCCGGCGATTTTAAAATCAAGCGCTCCAAGATCCGTGGCGAAGAGTCCTGCGGCATGCTCTGTTCAGAAAAGGAGTTGGGTCTGGCCGCGGAAAGCGCCGGTATCATGGTTCTGAATGCGGGCCTCACACTCGGTACACCGGTTTTTGCCGCCCTGGGTCTGAAGGACACCCTGTTTGAGATCGGTCTGACCCCCAACCGCGCCGATTGCCTCAGCGTCGTGGGCGTTGCCCGCGAAATCGCCGCCAAGCTGGGCAAAAAGGTCCGTTGTCCCGAGATCGCCCTTAACGAGGCGGTTGAACCCGTGGATAAGAGCATCAGTGTGACGATCGAAGACGCCGAATACTGCCCCCGCTATGCCGCGCGCTACCTGGGTGGTTGCCGCATAGCGCCATCCCCGGAATGGCTGGTGAAACGGCTTAATGCCATTGGCGTACGGTCGATCAATAACGTTGTGGACGTCACCAACCTGGTGATGATGGAACTGGGACAGCCCCTGCATGCCTTTGATTGCGACCGCCTCGCCCGACAGCGGATTGTTGTGCGCCGTGCCGGCGACGGAGAACTGTTCACGACCCTTGACAGTCAGCAGCGTATCCTCTCTGGGGATGACTTGGTCATCTGTGACGCCGAGCGTCCGGTTGCCCTGGCCGGCATCATGGGTGGCGAAAACTCAGAAATTGCGGATACCACCACGAATATCCTTTTGGAAAGCGCCTGGTTTCTTCCGTCAGCCATCCGTAAGACCAGCAAGAGGCTTGGCCTGCACACCGAATCCTCACACCGTTTCGAGCGAGGTGTGGATATCGGTGGCGTGACGCGTGCGCTTGACCGTGCAGCGGCATTGATCGGAGAGTTGGCTGGTGGACGTGTGGCCAAGGGGTGCCTGGATGTCTATCCCGGCAAACGTGAGCCGGCAGCAATTCCGTTTCGTCCGGAACGAGCTAACGCCTTGATCGGGATAGAGTTGCCTCACGAAGAGATCATTGCCATCCTTGAACGGCTCGAATGCGCGGTTGGGAAACTCTCCACAGGGGCACTGACGGTAACGCCGCCCAGCTACCGGATCGACATCGAACGCGAGGTCGACCTGGTCGAGGAGATCGCCCGCATGAACGGATTCGACCGGATTCCCGCGACTCTGCCAAGGGCGCAGGTGGTGTCGGATCGTCCGACACGACACCAGCAGATGGAGAAAAGCGTCAGGGATGCCCTTGTCGAACACGGCATGAACGAGATTATCAACTTCAGCTTCACTGCACCGGGGGCTGCCGATAAGCTGCTACTCGCCGCGGATGATCCACGCCGCAGCACGATCCGTCTGGCTAATCCACTGGTGGACGAGCAGTCGGTCATGAGGACCACCCTCTTGCCCGGGGTTCTTGAAACGGTCGCCCGCAATGTCAGCTTCCGCTCTCTCGATCTGAAACTCTTTGAGATGCGCCGTGTGTATCTACCCAGCCAGGGGGATGATATGCCGCGTGAACCGCTGTATGTGGTGGGAGCCCTGACCGGCTCCCGCGACGGACTGGGGTGGAGCCGCACCAATGAGCCGGTTGATTTTTATGATGCCAAAGGGATCATGGAAAACCTGCTCGACCTGTTGGGTGTCGGCAATGTGAAATGGGTGGCCGATACACCTGACCCGTTCTATCATCCCGGCAAATCTTGCAGTATTATGGCAGGCAGGGAGCGGATCGGTTCAGTCGGGGAGTTGCACCCTACGGTTCAGGAAAATTTTGGCTTGGACAAGCCTGTCTATTGTTTTGAACTCGATTTTGAAAAGGTGCTGATCCTTACACGTCAGAAGCGGACCATCTCGGCTCCATCCCGTTTTCCCGACAGCACCCGGGACATCGCCATGTTGGCCCCTGTGGAACTGCCGGTGGAAAAAATCATCGAGTGCATCCATGGTGTCAAGGCCAAAGAGGTTGAAAAAATTGATATTTTTGATCTGTATCTCGGCAATGGAATCCCGGAGGGGTGCAAAAGCGTCGCCATCCGTATCCGGTACCGCTCATATGAACGTACCCTCACGGATGACGAGATCGGAAAACTGCACGGAAAGATTGTCGACACCCTTGTGAATAAGGTAAAAGTATCAATAAGATAAAAACCTGTTGCGTAATGCGGTCCCCTATGTTATAAAAATTGCCCTTTGTTAACACGCTGTAGAACTTGAGCAGATTGAGGTTGTTATGACCAAAGCCGACATCGTAGAAAGAATTCACCAGAAGATTGGCTTCTCGAAAAAGGAATCCGCTGAAATGGTCGAAACCGTTTTCAGTATCCTGAAGAGTACTTTGGAGGATGGCGAAAAGATCAAGATAGCAGGTTTCGGCAATTTCGTTGTCAAGCGGAAAGCTGACCGGAGGGGGCGTAATCCCCAGACAGGCGAGACCATAACCATCAACGCTCGGCGCATCCTTACCTTCAAGCCGAGTCAGGTTCTCAAAAACGCTATCAACTCTGCAACGAAAGAGGGCAAATAAGCGTATATCACCATGGGCACCACCTTCCCCGACAAACTGTACTACAAGATCGGCGAGGTTGCTCAAATGGTGGGCGTCAGGACATCGGTTCTTCGCTTCTGGGAGACTGAGTTCACGTTTCTAAAGCCGGAAAAGAGTACAACAGGGCAACGGCTATATTCCAAGCGGGAAGTAGATTTAATCCTTCTGGTACGTCGGTTGCTCTACGACGAGAAATTTACCATTGAAGGTGTAAAAAAACGGATAACCCCCAAGGGTAAGGTCATCTCTGAAGATGAACAACCCCCGGCAGCCCCCACGGAGAAGCATCTCTTGCTGTTACGGGACATCAGGGATGAGCTTTTGCTCTTGCGGAAGCAGATGTAGCATATCGGTGCGTAGCGCAGCCTGGTAGCGCACTAGACTGGGGGTCTAGTGGTCGCTGGTTCGAATCCAGTCGCACCGACCATTTCAAAGTCCGGCACAGTCCGGACAAGTACAAAAGCCTCGGAAATCCGGGGCTTTTTCTTTTCCTGTTGTCCAAAATCATCCATCCAAGTATACTCAAATCCAAAGACTTTCGGTATATACTGAAGGTGTAAATATACCGATACCGAAACCCGTATACCGAAAAAGGGGGAAATCGCATGCCTAAAAGGATTGCGCCACTTTCGGAGTTGCAGGTTCGTAATGCGAAACCGCAAGCGAAACAGGTCACTCTTTTTGACGGTGGAGGACTCTATCTACTGATTACTCCCACCGGCGGAAAGCTCTGGAGATTGAAATATAGCCTTCTCGGTAAGGAAAAGTTACTTGCACTTGGGGCCTACCCCGAGATTTCTCTTGCTGATGCCCGCCAGCGGCGTGAGGATGCACGAAAGCAGGTTGCCAATGGAATTGATCCTGGGGAAGTGAAGAAGGCTAAAAAATCGTCGATTGAAGCAAACGATGAGAATAGCTTCGAGGTAGTTGCCCGTGAGTGGCATGGCAAATTTCTTTTGAACAAGTCTGACAGTTACCGTGACAAGATGCTGGCGAATTTCGAGCGTGATGTCTTCCCGTGGATAGGGAAGATTGCCGTAAATGATTTGAAGGCCCCGGAACTGCTTACGGTACTACGTAGAATTGAAGGTCGTGGCGCTCTGGAAACGGCTCACAGGACCCGTTCGGCGTGTAGCCAGGTGTTGAGGTATGCTGTCGCCACAGGAAGGGCTGAAAGAGATTGTGCTTCGGATTTGATCGGGGCATTGCCACCATACAAAAAAGGGCATCGCGCAGCACTTACTGATCCGAATGATGTTGCACCGCTTCTAAGGGCAATTGATGACTATCAGGGAACATTTCCAGTCAAATGCGCATTGAAGCTTGCCCCACTCCTTTTTGTCCGTCCTGGTGAGCTCCGTAAAGCGGAATGGTCAGAAATTGATTTTGATGTAGCTGAATGGAGGATTCCCGGTGACAAGATGAAGATGAAGATTCCTCATATTGTTCCCTTGGCCTCCCAGGCGATAGCAATCCTGAAAGAACTTTATCCGCTGACAGGGCATTCCGAGTATCTTTTCCCGTCCCCTCGATCACCACTTCGCCCCATGAGTGATAATGCGATACTTTCAGCACTCAGGC
Encoded proteins:
- a CDS encoding integrase arm-type DNA-binding domain-containing protein, with amino-acid sequence MPKRIAPLSELQVRNAKPQAKQVTLFDGGGLYLLITPTGGKLWRLKYSLLGKEKLLALGAYPEISLADARQRREDARKQVANGIDPGEVKKAKKSSIEANDENSFEVVAREWHGKFLLNKSDSYRDKMLANFERDVFPWIGKIAVNDLKAPELLTVLRRIEGRGALETAHRTRSACSQVLRYAVATGRAERDCASDLIGALPPYKKGHRAALTDPNDVAPLLRAIDDYQGTFPVKCALKLAPLLFVRPGELRKAEWSEIDFDVAEWRIPGDKMKMKIPHIVPLASQAIAILKELYPLTGHSEYLFPSPRSPLRPMSDNAILSALRRMGFEKDEMSGHGFRALARTILDEVLHVRPDYIEHQLAHAVKDPNGRAYNRTAHLVERKKMMQAWADYLDSLKSML
- a CDS encoding MerR family transcriptional regulator — its product is MGTTFPDKLYYKIGEVAQMVGVRTSVLRFWETEFTFLKPEKSTTGQRLYSKREVDLILLVRRLLYDEKFTIEGVKKRITPKGKVISEDEQPPAAPTEKHLLLLRDIRDELLLLRKQM
- the pheT gene encoding phenylalanine--tRNA ligase subunit beta, which encodes MNVTYNWLKEFVDFDLTPDQLADLLTMLGLEVERMEKLGEGMDDVVVAVVEEKRQHPNADKLSLCRVNNGTEVLDVVCGAQNFKQGDTVALAKIGATLPGDFKIKRSKIRGEESCGMLCSEKELGLAAESAGIMVLNAGLTLGTPVFAALGLKDTLFEIGLTPNRADCLSVVGVAREIAAKLGKKVRCPEIALNEAVEPVDKSISVTIEDAEYCPRYAARYLGGCRIAPSPEWLVKRLNAIGVRSINNVVDVTNLVMMELGQPLHAFDCDRLARQRIVVRRAGDGELFTTLDSQQRILSGDDLVICDAERPVALAGIMGGENSEIADTTTNILLESAWFLPSAIRKTSKRLGLHTESSHRFERGVDIGGVTRALDRAAALIGELAGGRVAKGCLDVYPGKREPAAIPFRPERANALIGIELPHEEIIAILERLECAVGKLSTGALTVTPPSYRIDIEREVDLVEEIARMNGFDRIPATLPRAQVVSDRPTRHQQMEKSVRDALVEHGMNEIINFSFTAPGAADKLLLAADDPRRSTIRLANPLVDEQSVMRTTLLPGVLETVARNVSFRSLDLKLFEMRRVYLPSQGDDMPREPLYVVGALTGSRDGLGWSRTNEPVDFYDAKGIMENLLDLLGVGNVKWVADTPDPFYHPGKSCSIMAGRERIGSVGELHPTVQENFGLDKPVYCFELDFEKVLILTRQKRTISAPSRFPDSTRDIAMLAPVELPVEKIIECIHGVKAKEVEKIDIFDLYLGNGIPEGCKSVAIRIRYRSYERTLTDDEIGKLHGKIVDTLVNKVKVSIR
- a CDS encoding integration host factor subunit alpha, which codes for MTKADIVERIHQKIGFSKKESAEMVETVFSILKSTLEDGEKIKIAGFGNFVVKRKADRRGRNPQTGETITINARRILTFKPSQVLKNAINSATKEGK